The genomic stretch taaatagacatttctccaaagaagatagaaAATAGCCAATACgtgaatgaaaagatgctcaattcactaatcattaggaaaatgcaaatcaaaactacaattagaTTCCAGTTCACACTTGTATGTAGGTAGGAAGGCACCTACCAAAAAAATCCAGAATATAAGTGTTGTCTAGAATGTGTAGAAAGTTCGTATCCTTGTGCACTACTGATGGTAATATAGAATGGTATAGATGTTGTGGAAAACAATACAGCagatcctcaaaaaaattaaaactaaaattaccACATGATGAagcaattctgcttctgggtatatactgaaaagaaataaaaacagggtcttgaagagatatttgtagatctatgttcatagaagcatcaTTCACTGAAGCTAAAATGTGAAagtaacccaagtgtccattgttGGATGACTAGATAAGTAAAATgcagtatatacatacaatgaaatgttactcAGCCTTAGAAAATGAGGGAATCCTAACATATGCTGCAACATGGaagaaacttgaggacattatgctaagtgaaagaagccagtcacaaactGTATCATTCCACTATATAAGGTACTTAGGGTAGTCAAAGtcataaatatagaaaatagaaagtggttgtcaggggttaaggaagggggaatggggagttattgtttaacaggtaagagtttcagttttataagatgaaaagagttatggaggtagatggtggtgatggttgtgaatgtatttaatgccactaatctacacatttaaaatgattaatatggtaaattttatgttacgtgtatttcaccacaataaaaaatgaagaaaaaggcaATTTATTTTTTAGGTAATTTATGACTATTCAGACAAAGCACATAAATCTGTAAAGATTAATTATATCCATagtaatttttatgtaaaatataatttattattttcttcttgggctttttttttgtttttaaattaacataaaatgtCAGAGCTCTGAATATCAAGGAAATAGAATTTTTGTTATGAACATTTTCTTTGAGCCATGGATTACTTTCTGGAACCCATAATTGCCATAAACGTGTTCTAGTTCCAAGTTCTTCCAATTTTTATATCTGTAGCTTTGGACAACATATTTGTTTTTGAAGcctttgtttccatatttttatgTACTATATGTGATGATGACTTTAAATGGTAATTGTTAAGATTAAATATTGTGATAATGCTTCATGAAATGGTTAACCTTATATGTATATgaatgtcagggaatgtttaacagtaggattcctgtgtgctgtttcctatctctcttttttcttttttttattagttggaggctaattacttcacaacatttcagtgggttttgtcatacattgatatgaatcagccataagaacattacagcatactaacacatatatatggaatttagaaagatggtaatgataatcctatctctcttgagccctctgttccttattgGTCCATGCCAGGGGCGAGAGGAGCAGGCAAGCCGCTCCCAGGACGGAGATCAAAGAGATGGGATGCTTGCATAGGATTTCCTCCACtagcttttccatttggtgaaaAGGATTGTTTATGCCCCTCTTTTGATATGGATCACCTTTTGGTcttatggcctctattgctccttgcttcGTGggtaacttgtaaagtctggtctcttgatctttatctgaagaagctaCCTTGTTTTACGGTATATATTctcttacagaattcaataaagaacccttgctccaccagagacttgggtccccatgttcttctttctttctctctctctgtttctggctgattccctggaatgTGAATGCTGGCTGcctaacccagggaatattagtctctttccttctttcactttcttatcgttgactccagaccaccaggttctggtccattaaaggaccccaacatatGAGGAATTCCTAACACTGTGTGTTTTTTATATCTTCTACATCTAGAGTATATTAAAGGTCAGGGCTTATCTTAGATGAATTTTCAATATCATCACCCAAATGTTACTCAGGAATCTCCATCTTAATTCAAAACTATGGTATCACCACACAcctccttccctcttctcatTCTTCTCTAATTCCCAATTTGCTTAATGGTACCATTATTTTCCCATGTTGGAAAGTTGAAAAATATAGTAAACTTCACAGTAAACTTCCTCTTACATCAAATACTCCAGTAATTCCAACTGTTTTGTTATCATAGCTCTCAAATGTGTTCTCTCCTATCCATTCTTACTACTTACAGATTTATTTCAAGTCCTTTTGAATTAGAGTCTGGACTACCACGCAGGTGTGCTTTATTATCACTCCCTTATGCCTTCTCCTTAAATCCATCCTCCATACTACCATCAGCATTATTCCTCTAAATTAGATCATATTGCCACCATACTTAAATCTTTTAAGGGTTACCTATCACTCCTGGAGTGAAATCCAGATTTCCTACTGTGACAAATTTCCTGATTATTTTTCCAATCTCATTTCTCATCAGTCCCTGGTCACCATGGACTATAATGCATGCTAAGTACGGGCAGTTCCCCAAATGTGCTATGATCTTTCTCAGCTGACCTGAAGAACAGAAACTTGGGAATGGAAGGATCAATATTGCTTATAGAAGTGGGCAGCTTTGTGGATAAGGTAGGTCTTGAATTGAGGAAATGTACCAAAAACAATATGGGGCCTGTATATATAAGAAAAACTGTAGGGAAAAAGTGAGGGGACTCATATAGTTGGAACAAAGGGTTGGatttaagtaataaaaaaataagcatacAGAGAGAGTGGTGATAAATTGATAAAGGACAGATATTATCAGTTTTCCTAGGTTAGCAAGGTTGAATGGGAAAATAGCAAGTTAAGCAAATAATGAACAATACTGATGAGTCTcaactattttaattttgtttaccaCACTCATAAAActataacaataataaacaacagtaacaataaaaTATTGATTGATTGTGGGTGGTATAAAACCTAGAGTGGTCATTACAATATTAAAAGCATCTATCGCAAGATTTGTCAAAAGTTAAGAtcatcttctggagaaggaaacttaCACAAAAGATGGAAAGAATTTCTGGCTGAAAAATCTAACTGCACTTTTGAGTCATTAACAATATATTTGTATAGGATTGCTAGAAAGGACCATTTCCTAATTCTAGAGTCTGCCAGAAGCAAAGAAGATGAATGGGGCAATTGTCACAATATATGTTAAGGCAACATTGTTGGCCCCAAAGGACAATAAAGACATGGTAATGTAATGGGAAGGAGGATGTGAGAAAGAACATATAATAAATACTGCCCATGGAACTCTGCAATTTTTGAAGTTATTTGCTCATATCCTCAAAACCTTCTTTGCTGTGTCTTTGTCTTTTCCATCTCAACGTATTCTTTTCATTAATCAAGGGCGGAGGTTTTCTCTGCTACCTGTCTGGAGGTTGAGCTGCAATAATAgggtaaaaaacaaacacaaaaaacttGGGAGTTAAAAGTggtaatgaaagaaaaacattttaatcttCAGACTACTTTAagtaattatttaaagaaaatattgggTATCATGAGCCTTGAAAGCTTCAAACCCATGCCCAAGAAGCTACTGTGATGACTTTACAATTATAGGCATAATATTATatcttaaaatactaaaatagaaCCACATGAATGCTCATTTTGTAACCTAGATGTCTGCTAATATTAGGttaacaaaatatttactatactTGACACTTTCAAttacatattattaaaatataaatataattaactccaaatttttaattttaggttatgatttgtttttgtttaatagcTATATGATCATAAAAAATTACTTCAGTACataatgcctcagtttcctcatctgtaaaatagggataataggGAAAATTATGTAACATCATAGGGCTGTTAGGATTAAATAAGCTAATATATATGAAACTCAAGAACGCATTTCAGACAGTGTTATTAAATGTTGGTTATTAAATAACTGTCTGAAGATTTACCTTAAATTTTATGCATTTTCCAATTTCAATATTGATGTTTCTCTAATATTTTATGTCTTATCATATTCTGTTTATAAACTATATTCAAGAGTAGTATGAAGTCATGAAAATAATCATATTGAGAATTGGATTTTTTCTGAACTTTTGCTTAAAATTCTCACAATTAACAAATCTTAGTCAACTTTTTTCAGATTCATAATATTGTGAAAGTATTTAGAAATGACCTTTTAAGGGCCTAGAGCAATTCTTTGCTTGTCTGATTATCTACTATTATGCAGTTAGGTTGAATGAAATGTGCTTCTTGGCTGTGACCTGTAGACATCGGCAATATAGCATTTatgagatgaaataaaataatgctagTGCTGGTTTCTTCTGTTGTTTACACTTCACTTATTACTTGACTAACCATATTTTATTCAGGATCTACCAAAATAGCAGGTGTGAATAAATGTAGATTGTTCccaatttataaataaaagttgTATTCCAGAAATTCATTTGTAATTTAATCAtttgtaataaaattattttcttattaaagttACCATAAAAACTTAGATGGCAATGGCCCTTAAAGTAACACAAAAGCAGAGGAAGTtatatgtggggtgtgtgtgtgtgtgtgtgtgtgtacagacttTCTGTGAGATACGGGTAAAAAGGAGGTGATTGGGGATATATTAGGAGGTCAAGCTTCCAGAGTCAGCAGCTATGCAGTAGAGTTGGCTCAGAACAGCTTGATAGAATAGTTACTTTCTGAGTGGAGTAAGAAGGTCAGGGAAATAGAGTGacctcagaaaaggaaaaacataagcTAGTGGTAAATAGCGGTAAATAAGTGAATGTCTATTAAAATAAGGTGCTTATATTTTTGGTAGTTACAACTTTGAAAAGTCTGAAATTGTGTTGTATGTATGTGATGAGATAAGGGAAGATcaggaatacaaagaaaaatatttcttttacaaaTGAACCTAGATTAGCCAGAACATACTGGGATTCAGCAATGTGAAAAAACAAAGTAAGGATTACTGCGATCATGTTTATTATTCCACAATATCACTCTTTCTCCATATAACATTAtttcctttgccttctccaatatactGCTTTCTTTCTGCTGCCTTCTTATCCCCACACTTCATTTCATTGAAGAACTGTACTAAACTGGATAAACAGGTTTTATCCTTTAAACATCCACTTAATGAACCCAGGTATCCTTAGAAGTAAATTGGTTGACTTGATTCATGAGAGATTTCATACTTTGCTTGTTTAATCACTTCACATTTATTGTCTTTGACATCCAAATTCAGGCtttaaaactttggaaaatttaGTCTATTACTTGTCCCTCTAAGtagaaaatgtaataaatttaGACACAGCTGCCTTAGTTTTTTCAAACTGGAACACATGGCAGATTATACAGATTCTGCAGTTGTCGAGTGCACACTTGTATCACTGCAGCAAACATTTTTGGAATTTAAAATTCTAGTGAAATCTTTTTGAGAATAAAATGCCTCTGTAGTCAATTATTTAAGATATATGATGCTGAATAACATACTGTCTTTAGGTTCTCCCAGTTTAGTCCTTACCAATATTTGGACTCAAGTTGATGTGGTCTGGCTTTCTCTATGTGTCTAGATATAAAACATCATTGATCCCATTGCTATATTCGAGGGGGCTGGGCCAAAGAACTTGAGCCATTAGGGAAAATATATATCCCGAAATTCCTACAGAAAGAAGGTTATTGGCAAATTTTCTGCAAAAGGGGCAGTAACAAAGTGCTCTTTACTTTGAGCTTGGGGCAACTGGTTCTCCTTTGGATTGCTCACCAGAGTCACTGTAGGTTTTATGGCTGGCTCAGAAAACTACACAATAGTGCAGATATAGGAAAGAGGCGGGATTCAATCTGAAACCTTGATCTTTAGCTGATTAACAATCATTTTCTCCCAAATTATTCAGAGAGCAGCAGGTCACATAGTCAGCAGAAGGGACATTGTTGATTTGTTCaatattattttgttatattcattttgaGATCTTTTACTGATTCATCCCAAAAGGAGTTGACTCTATCACAATTGAACACTTTGAGGACCCTATCCTATATGACAAGGAATCCAGCAATAAGACACCATGGAAGCACTTTAgtattataaagaaataatatCAAATTGATGTATAAGAGAGTGACTTTATAAAAAAGTTTGGTGCACAGATGGCCTCATTAAAGTAGCTTAACAATTAACAGACCTTGATTAAGTTGCCAGTATCTTTGGGTAGGAGATGATTTGGCTGTATCTTAGACTGCAAATCCCCAGAAAACATGTCTTCCActgaaacaaaacacaacaaattcCTAAAAAGCTAGGAATGGAAAAATAGTTTATTtgcatgtaaatatatttaattaagaaGCTATTAGGCAAGATATTGCTTTGATTATTTGGAATATGTGGGTACTATATTTATCTGCCTAAAGGATTGGCTTaactaaaatttatttcaataaatattaagcaGATGAATCAAACTTATTCATATACATTCCTGGctatataaatggaaaagaaataatatactAACTAGACCATTTTGAGTTGAAAGTATGAAAAATTTTGGCCACTTTGAAGACATACTGCAAATTAAGCCTTTCTTAAACAAAGACTTCCTCAAATACTCATGATACTTATAAACAAAATCATTTTTGTGGTTAATTTTTGAAGCATTTACTAATTCAAGAGAATTTTGGTGCAAAAAACATAACATATTTGATTGGTATTTTCAGACACTACTGCTAGGAAGGTCTGAATAACTCTATATTCACACAACTCTCATTATAATAGACTGTACTATGTGAAAATTTTTCTTCAGTGTCACTACTAACTCAtctttgtactttaaaaaaatctaccatAAATTTGAAGTGTCACCACTTTGAATGACCTTAATGCAACTCTTCTGTACATTTGGACCTGTCAAGGACTTAAGTTAATTAAATCCTTGagcaaattttattaataaatcaaAGCTATTTTCACAGTTTAAGAAAGGCAAATtactaattttatcttttatatggAATCAGATTGTTTCTGCAGAATTGTAACTAGATAACTTATCAAATGACTGTAGACTCTGAGTAACATAGTTCTAATACCACTATCCATGGAAGTCAATGATAAACTTCACATAAAGCAACCAACATATTTTACATACCCCAGTTTAGGAAACAGCTCTTAGATATTACGATTTGAACTGCAAAATGTTAGCTACCTTCCTTAACTAGTAAGCTAAAACTTATAATCAGATTTTCATTTAGCTAAAACATAAAAGCCACAAAATAAAGCATATTTACATGCTTTCATACTGCTGtaaaatttcatttatgaaaaacacctggagaaaacatctcttttttttcccctctaatgtTAAGTCTTGTATCTGagcaatattatttttattatcactgGCCAACATTAGCATTACGTTTACCTATAGAGAAGCTATATATTCATACTAAGCAATTACAACTATTTCCTGGGAggtgtgttctcttgggaaaatCACAAAATTCTCCTCTATTAAAGTACAGGAGCATTAAGAAGATACTGATTTTATACTTTCATTTTGGTTATAAGAATATATGCCTTATTTTGAATATACAGTTAGTTTCACTGACACATCCTAATAGAAAACAGTTGTTTCAAGTTGCACACTTATGAACACAGACACAACAATTCAAATTAAGCATATTTGTTCATCACGTCTAATGAAGTATAACAAGGCTAAAATTCCAAGCATACTAAATTATGTCTCAATGACAACATCTTGGTAAAgtttcatcaaaaagaatattACTTGGTGCTGGTCAAGCAGCAATCTTTGCGTATGAAATTCAGAGTGCTGGAAGAAACATTtgataaagacattaaaatatattagttttacttattttcaggGGAAATAagataaagtaaattttaagtcAAAAGTATCaaaggtttggggttttttgctcCCCAATATAATTTCatctaattaatttaaattttatttatttaagtggGAGATTAGAATATCATGACTAGTTCTGAACAACCTTCTTCATAAAATGGGATTTTTTGAGAGatagttgttttaaaatgtcttgATCCATGGTATTTAAAGTTCATTTAACTATATTTTCTCTCTGCACATATAAGGAAAGAACCAACACCAGGCCATGTACAGGTGGCCATGTACAGGTGAGAGGAAGTAGGTAAAACACTACTAGATTTAGATCGTAAATCTACCACTTGATAAAGTGGTAGATTAACCAGTCACAGTGCAATCAATACCATTTTCCTATTTGTCAGTTGTTTAGCAGCTTGATCTTTTAAATGGAAAACCATGTTGTTGGCTACAAGGTCAAAGGAGGAGTAATATTGGACACCTTGTCTCCTGTTTTCCATGGTTTGAATatccaagtaaataaaaatagagtttttAAAATCCTGTTCCAATGTAACCCTCTGAATTGTAGGAaatgtagagaaaataaaatctacatttGTATAAACTTACCTTAAAAAACTGATTCACAGCACCTGATATCATGACAAACTTCACAACATCTGGTGGTTCAGCTTCTACTATAATATCAAAACTAGGGAGTGGAATATTTGAATTGGAGTGAAAGTTTAAGCTGGCAATTTCCTTGATAACAATGGGATTCTGGACCTcagagaaatcttttaaaaagccaGATTCCTTGGCATCAAGGACATCCTTGAACTCAGTAGTATGCTTAAAACTAACAGAATCCATGGGGCCAGGATAATCTTTGAAACAGGCACCAAATTTGTAGTCATCAAAAATTGTATAACTCCTATCAAGCTTAGATGGATTAGAAAATTTAGAGGTGGTCAACTTTTCAGGAGTAGAAATATAGTTAGTGCCAGCAACAAAAACTGAGGAGTTACTATAAACAATATTAGGAATAGAGGAACTGGGATTGATTTCCAATTTGGTCTCAGAGAGATTACTAGCATTGCTGGTACTAGAATTATGATAAGTATATAGGATATGATAATTGGGGTTGATGACAAATTTGGAGCCAATGATATGAGTAAATCCGGGCTCATGGTTAGTGTCTGAGGCACAGTTGGTATAAGTAGGGCTAATAGCACTAGTGAAAATAGTGGTGTAACTGGTGTCAGTGACATTGACAGTGCTAGAAGTAGAGCTGGGACTGGCAGCATAGCTATTTCTGGCAATATAGTTGGGGTTATCTACAAAATTAGCACCTACTGCATGGGTAAATCCTGGGACATATTCAAGGTTTGAACTAGTTACATAGTTGTGGCCAGCAGCACTGATGGATTTTGTTTCATAGATGGAGTTAGCATCCTTGTTAGGActaaaagcaatattgtaactaGTAGCATTACTAAGCCTGGCATTATAGCTAGAATCAGGGTGTTTTTCAAGGCCAGAGCTATTATTATTGGGACCAGGGCTATTATTGTTGAGGCCAGGGTTATTGTTGTTTAGGACAGGGATATTATTGGGTCTAAGGCCATTAATGTTGGGGCCAGAGACACTGCTGCTGAATCCAGGACTGAAGGGATGCAGTCTTATATTTTGGGGTCCAGAGCCATTGTTCTGGAGGCCAGATTCATTAATGTTAGGGCTTGGTGCATTGTTGGGGCCAAGTTCATTGTTGAGGCCAATGATACTGCTGGAACCAATGCTGAAGCCAGCACCCTTGCAGGAACCAGAAGTGCAGTCTGGGCCAGCTCCATTTTGGAATCCAGAGGTGTAGTTGGGATTAGAGTCATTATTGGAGTCAGCAGTACACTCCTGATAAACATCAATATCTAGGACAAAGACATTTTTTGAATTGTTGGCGTGTTTGTTTTCCTCAAAATCAGTGTTACATTTGGAGTTAGCATCATTGTTAGTGGCATTACCAATGTTAGAGTCAGGTTCACTGTTGGATTCAGTTCCACTGTTAGAGTCACCATCACTGGTAGAATCAGCTCCACTGGTAGAGTCAGCATCACCACTGGGATCAGGCTCATTGCTTGTGTCTGCATCATTTTCAGCATTACTATCTTTTGGATCAGTGTTATCAGGGTCAGACTTATCTTTGGGATCTTTCCTGTCTTTGGTATTGCTTTCATCTTCAGGGTCTGTTTCATCTTCAGGCTCTTTCTCATCTTCAGAATCTGTCTCATCTTCATGGTTTGCGTCATCTTTAAAAAGAGGCTTGTCTTTGGCCTTATCTTTGAGATTGCCAGTATTGACCAGTTTAGTCTCATCAGGATTGGCCTCATTTTCAAATTTGGCAGTAAATTTAAACTTACCATCGCTCTCAAGGCCAGCAACGCTGCTGGTGTGGATGACATTGCCTGGGCCAGGGGTTCTATGGTGGCTAATATTATTTTGAGGATTCATTGGAAAGGTATGAGTAACAGTAGAGCCCATGAGATTTTGGagagctgagcaactttcagagTGTAAAAAAGAAGTTGAGCCCAAAGAATATTTATAATCCTCCCAGTGGAAAGGGCAGCGGATGCCCACAGGTTGCTCAGGATCCAAGGATCGAGATAAAGGGCTGTTCCGAGAAGTCTTGTGGTGCCTACTAGATCTGGAACTCAGAGAATGTTTAGAATCCAAGGGAACTTGGAGATGTAAAGGACAGTCAGAGTCTGAATCATCATCAGAATTAATGAGAcacttatgaaaagaaaaattattgattTGTACAAAACATTTAGAACATATAAGAGCTCCAGTGTCTAAAGTGTATGTGTTATTTCTGTGAGTCTTGGGGCATACAGCAAACCAAGGGCTCATGGAAGTAGGGTGGTAGACAGGCACCAAAAATTCAGAGGTATAACCCTGAGGATTTAGGAAATGAATAGGACTAATTTGACACCTGGAACTCTGAAATCTCTGTTGGTATCTATAGTCTGTGTAACAACTCTTACAGACAGAAATTTTGTGGCTGGCATTTCTGTGATGCTTCTTATCCATGAAAGTATTTGGGTTTGAAAAAATGTTGTGGCTGTGCTTTCCCATTAACTTTTGCTGTGAGTCTTGCTTATCACTCAGAGTTGGTGACATCTCTTTGAATCTTACAGTCTTGTCATCACTTGGGTATCTTACAAGCTGAATTCTGGACACTGctagaaagagaagagtaaaatatgagcaagaacaatgaaaaaaaattgactttGACAAACAaatacacatcacacacacacaaatctatgcaaaagaaaaaattccatttccttcAATAGGTTCTTACTATTGGATATTTCAAAAGGAAGCCATGATCCTACAGTTTCTGCTCAAACAGGTGTCATATTGAGCTTATTaagacaaaaaaatgaaacatggtCATTTATCT from Cervus elaphus chromosome X, mCerEla1.1, whole genome shotgun sequence encodes the following:
- the LOC122690232 gene encoding uncharacterized protein LOC122690232 isoform X1, translated to MQGEDQNDKKMPTRFRKQSEHLEHAIDRVLVMISERRRARTLHGTYEQPSDNIRTAAVEVINTVKMILNILESPPFDCMSEFSSLKNHLIKHITLLKHFSEQSDLSHEMESDMIDVCKGVAKIYHYIIALPPDLTELETQISEVITPEEKPRDVKVPIAIDPEAVSFSMEHGPDYVSPTQHLSMPITATNSPIEHIFPLQDVSLPNEAVPNRFEYFSLEKLCTQSNEGAVVMPHDEGSSSETEVSDTKVSDSSTSYFDYKNLQDLSIIESDAPLLTSGSGSCVIDSDSDRGIGMDSDLEQHSKDSDSVTWGMDSDSEKCPMDPDSQKHLLEAEKFQMASNLEQHLVGVEQCQLEFDSLKHHMDPDSEKSLADSDSEKYVMASDNERPRIDSDSKKYPMASASVKHLLKAEKCQMASDSIKRFMESEKKIMETEQHWLISASERYVMDSYMERDAIDSDSASEIYLMGEGKHQKIRSERHIMDSDFEPCRMDSDSKRYELASASVKCLMNANTVQLNTETERHYVDSWSVRHTMDLDSESLDMSSDLVNPIIKAENCQRASDLERFWMGLGYESERYVTGSERQQLNFDCSRCWHSSRKYQHRSSRLQGSSGRCQKGLQKHWGKFERHQIDSDSEKHGTDFENERYQNEFESERHIHMMEMEQSLLHSENERLQMDEEREKYLIKSDGEKEHKIVPDNERHDLDSEGEAQRLGARRKANRPQGFWRPIFLSPPHSQRKETEERHSVQQIDNKAVSRIQLVRYPSDDKTVRFKEMSPTLSDKQDSQQKLMGKHSHNIFSNPNTFMDKKHHRNASHKISVCKSCYTDYRYQQRFQSSRCQISPIHFLNPQGYTSEFLVPVYHPTSMSPWFAVCPKTHRNNTYTLDTGALICSKCFVQINNFSFHKCLINSDDDSDSDCPLHLQVPLDSKHSLSSRSSRHHKTSRNSPLSRSLDPEQPVGIRCPFHWEDYKYSLGSTSFLHSESCSALQNLMGSTVTHTFPMNPQNNISHHRTPGPGNVIHTSSVAGLESDGKFKFTAKFENEANPDETKLVNTGNLKDKAKDKPLFKDDANHEDETDSEDEKEPEDETDPEDESNTKDRKDPKDKSDPDNTDPKDSNAENDADTSNEPDPSGDADSTSGADSTSDGDSNSGTESNSEPDSNIGNATNNDANSKCNTDFEENKHANNSKNVFVLDIDVYQECTADSNNDSNPNYTSGFQNGAGPDCTSGSCKGAGFSIGSSSIIGLNNELGPNNAPSPNINESGLQNNGSGPQNIRLHPFSPGFSSSVSGPNINGLRPNNIPVLNNNNPGLNNNSPGPNNNSSGLEKHPDSSYNARLSNATSYNIAFSPNKDANSIYETKSISAAGHNYVTSSNLEYVPGFTHAVGANFVDNPNYIARNSYAASPSSTSSTVNVTDTSYTTIFTSAISPTYTNCASDTNHEPGFTHIIGSKFVINPNYHILYTYHNSSTSNASNLSETKLEINPSSSIPNIVYSNSSVFVAGTNYISTPEKLTTSKFSNPSKLDRSYTIFDDYKFGACFKDYPGPMDSVSFKHTTEFKDVLDAKESGFLKDFSEVQNPIVIKEIASLNFHSNSNIPLPSFDIIVEAEPPDVVKFVMISGAVNQFFKWKTCFLGICSLRYSQIISYPKILAT
- the LOC122690232 gene encoding uncharacterized protein LOC122690232 isoform X2, with protein sequence MQGEDQNDKKMPTRFRKQSEHLEHAIDRVLVMISERRRARTLHGTYEQPSDNIRTAAVEVINTVKMILNILESPPFDCMSEFSSLKNHLIKHITLLKHFSEQSDLSHEMESDMIDVCKGVAKIYHYIIALPPDLTELETQISEVITPEEKPRDVKVPIAIDPEAVSFSMEHGPDYVSPTQHLSMPITATNSPIEHIFPLQDVSLPNEAVPNRFEYFSLEKLCTQSNEGAVVMPHDEGSSSETEVSDTKVSDSSTSYFDYKNLQDLSIIESDAPLLTSGSGSCVIDSDSDRGIGMDSDLEQHSKDSDSVTWGMDSDSEKCPMDPDSQKHLLEAEKFQMASNLEQHLVGVEQCQLEFDSLKHHMDPDSEKSLADSDSEKYVMASDNERPRIDSDSKKYPMASASVKHLLKAEKCQMASDSIKRFMESEKKIMETEQHWLISASERYVMDSYMERDAIDSDSASEIYLMGEGKHQKIRSERHIMDSDFEPCRMDSDSKRYELASASVKCLMNANTVQLNTETERHYVDSWSVRHTMDLDSESLDMSSDLVNPIIKAENCQRASDLERFWMGLGYESERYVTGSERQQLNFDCSRCWHSSRKYQHRSSRLQGSSGRCQKGLQKHWGKFERHQIDSDSEKHGTDFENERYQNEFESERHIHMMEMEQSLLHSENERLQMDEEREKYLIKSDGEKEHKIVPDNERHDLDSEGEAQRLGARRKANRPQGFWRPIFLSPPHSQRKETEERHSVQQIDNKVSRIQLVRYPSDDKTVRFKEMSPTLSDKQDSQQKLMGKHSHNIFSNPNTFMDKKHHRNASHKISVCKSCYTDYRYQQRFQSSRCQISPIHFLNPQGYTSEFLVPVYHPTSMSPWFAVCPKTHRNNTYTLDTGALICSKCFVQINNFSFHKCLINSDDDSDSDCPLHLQVPLDSKHSLSSRSSRHHKTSRNSPLSRSLDPEQPVGIRCPFHWEDYKYSLGSTSFLHSESCSALQNLMGSTVTHTFPMNPQNNISHHRTPGPGNVIHTSSVAGLESDGKFKFTAKFENEANPDETKLVNTGNLKDKAKDKPLFKDDANHEDETDSEDEKEPEDETDPEDESNTKDRKDPKDKSDPDNTDPKDSNAENDADTSNEPDPSGDADSTSGADSTSDGDSNSGTESNSEPDSNIGNATNNDANSKCNTDFEENKHANNSKNVFVLDIDVYQECTADSNNDSNPNYTSGFQNGAGPDCTSGSCKGAGFSIGSSSIIGLNNELGPNNAPSPNINESGLQNNGSGPQNIRLHPFSPGFSSSVSGPNINGLRPNNIPVLNNNNPGLNNNSPGPNNNSSGLEKHPDSSYNARLSNATSYNIAFSPNKDANSIYETKSISAAGHNYVTSSNLEYVPGFTHAVGANFVDNPNYIARNSYAASPSSTSSTVNVTDTSYTTIFTSAISPTYTNCASDTNHEPGFTHIIGSKFVINPNYHILYTYHNSSTSNASNLSETKLEINPSSSIPNIVYSNSSVFVAGTNYISTPEKLTTSKFSNPSKLDRSYTIFDDYKFGACFKDYPGPMDSVSFKHTTEFKDVLDAKESGFLKDFSEVQNPIVIKEIASLNFHSNSNIPLPSFDIIVEAEPPDVVKFVMISGAVNQFFKWKTCFLGICSLRYSQIISYPKILAT